The Panicum virgatum strain AP13 chromosome 5K, P.virgatum_v5, whole genome shotgun sequence genome has a window encoding:
- the LOC120705705 gene encoding PRA1 family protein F3-like: MSKYGTIPTSSSAGGGAPLGGASPLDFISRAKARGASALATRRPWRELGDIHAIGLPPSLGDAYLRVRANLAHFAMNYAIVVLVVVFLSLLWHPVSLIVFLVCMLAWLVLYFLRDDPLVFFGRVVADGYVLAALAVVTLGLLLLTDATANILSSLLIGLVLVVLHAALHKAEDNADDEVGRWYAPVPQQPSH; encoded by the coding sequence atgtccAAGTACGGCACCatccccacctcctcctccgcgggcggcggggcgccCCTCGGGGGCGCCTCCCCGCTCGACTTCATCTCCCGCGCCAAGGCCCGCGGCGCCTCGGCGCTGGCCACGCGCCGGCCCTGGCGCGAGCTCGGGGACATCCACGCCATCGGCCTGCCCCCGAGCCTCGGCGACGCCTACCTCCGCGTGCGCGCCAACCTCGCCCACTTCGCCATGAACTACGccatcgtcgtcctcgtcgtcgtcttcctctCCCTGCTCTGGCACCCCGTCTCCCTCATCGTCTTCCTCGTCTGCATGCTCGCCTGGCTCGTCCTCTACTTCCTCCGCGACGACCCGCTCGTCTTCTTCGGCCGCGTCGTCGCGGACGGCTAcgtcctcgccgcgctcgccgtcgtcacgctcggcctgctgctgctcaccGACGCCACCGCCAACATCCTGTCCTCGCTGCTCATCGGCCTTGTGCTCGTCGTCCTCCACGCCGCGCTGCACAAGGCGGAGGACAACGCCGACGACGAGGTCGGACGCTGGTACGCGCCGGTGCCTCAGCAGCCGTCGCACTAG